One Heptranchias perlo isolate sHepPer1 chromosome 39, sHepPer1.hap1, whole genome shotgun sequence DNA segment encodes these proteins:
- the LOC137305091 gene encoding histone H3-like centromeric protein A — MSGRPHGAARRRGPAPKRRSPLKAPPVRSPQRRRSPVSPHRRPPTSPRQRPREQPSPRRRRFRPGTRALMEIRKYQKSTGLLLRKLPFSRLVREVAVRFTRGIHYNWQASALLALQEAAEAFLVLLLEDAYLCTLHAKRVTLFPKDVQLARKIRGIQEGLG; from the exons ATGAGCGGGAGACCTCACGGAGCTGCCAGGCGGAGAGGCCCAGCACCAAAGAGGAGATCGCCACTGAAGGCACCACCTGTAAGATCACCGCAAAGGAGGAGGTCACCAGTGAGTCCCCACAGGAGACCCCCAACCAGCCCCCGACAAAGACCAC GAGAACAGCCGTCACCACGCCGTAGAAGGTTCCGGCCAGGTACCAGGGCCTTGATGGAGATACGCAAATACCAGAAATCTACAGGCTTGCTGCTCCGCAAACTGCCATTCAGCAGACTG GTGCGTGAAGTGGCTGTTCGGTTCACTAGAGGCATCCACTACAATTGGCAAGCCAGTGCTTTGTTGGCATTGCAGGAG GCCGCGGAGGCATTTCTGGTGCTTCTCCTGGAGGACGCCTACCTCTGCACCCTGCACGCCAAGAGAGTCACCCTATTCCCGAAGGATGTGCAGCTGGCTCGGAAGATAAGGGGCATACAAGAAGGTCTGGGCTAA